The following is a genomic window from Aphis gossypii isolate Hap1 chromosome X, ASM2018417v2, whole genome shotgun sequence.
aagaaaatatttatattatactaattcatGTTTTTACgttatgtatagaaaaatattatttaaaaaaaaaaataattttcaaaaaaggagctactcaattattatgattgcaataaattattgttcatcACAACACGATTATTTCACTTGTGATAACCTATACGATTCAAATTCGCATGCAGAAATTTACCTGTTCTCACAAGTAAATccaaatatgtaggtataatagttGTCAAAGGTAGAACGTTTTAATAgatgagttttaaaaaaattgctacttaacattttttttcttcggaAACAACTGTATAATGGacgctatattatttttcaagtcaGCATGGATTACCGTAGGATTTTAGAACAACCAACTGTTGGTTTTATGTGAGTAACACAATAAAGATAGATACTgtttaaaatcaatcaaaCGTTATGTCTACAATAATGAAGAGCCTTAGTGCGATTTGAAACAAAATGAATTCGTTattgtaaaagtataaaactttGTGTGTACTATTTTACCaacctacaataattatagagCTCGAGTGTGATTCGAATCAAAATTGGTTCGTCAATTAAGTCATTGGTATGAAATTAAGTTAAGCTAAAAGTTGAATTGTTGGAAACTTAGCGCAACTCGCCGCCAAGTGTCTAGTGAACGCTGacttataaactttataacaGCTGCGGTATGCGTACTCGCCTAAAGAAATGCCCACGCCTTGTGaggtttattattgtattatttctgAGGCACGTACCTTCATGTGCGGACTGACAAGGTAGAGCAGTGGGTTGGCTCTGAGCCGTTCGTTTTCTTCTTCTATCCTACGCATCTCTTCCCTCCTGGCTGAACTCAACACGGACACCTCTTCCCGGGTGATGGATGCCGGAGCGTTCAACGGCACTTGGACGTCCGGCAGACTCTTTTTGCGCTGCAGTGCCATTTGGACCGGAATCTCCTGcgcaataaaaaaaccaaaatatattattagacgtGTGAaatctaaaacattaaacaatgaaatatgaccgttttttttttttgaaattttaacgaTCTGTTTaggttatacaatataattatcatcaatATGTTGTAATCTCCGAAATAGAATGTAtcaaatataagttaatatctATTCTATCGAACCGATGACTCGACTTTAGTTtatggtaaattaaaatacgctGAACGAACAAtgacatattatgtgtatttcatatattactgTGTGTTAAATCCCTTTTTTGTCTActagttttcaatttcaaattaaattataaataatgaccatattaataaaagtatgtaaGTTGTCTACcatgttatttcatttttctataCATAGTACGGGGAAAACAAAAGTGTAGAActtcatataatttacaattttaataggatattaatttatgtaatacataattaattaacatattaaccaGCTGATTGATAgtagataatagataatattgttcaaaataatgataaatacaaataaatacgtattatggaaatattttggttatcatctattatttttctattcgaTTTAGGAATGGTTTACAGttgttatgttaaatttaaaaattgtatacttttcaTTAAGTAattgataaacaaattatttataggaccaaattagaaaaaaaatatttgttgatggaagaaaaataaaatattcatttacacAGAAGTACAGAACCATagaagttatatattttaaattaatttattagtggtACTTACAAAATTGTACAGCAACcgaacatattattagaataaaatgtaaatttcaatgtaaaaaaaaaaaaaaaaaaaaaaacgttaaaaagtGTGTGTACCACGTAGACAGAATATGATAATCTTGCAGCTTTGTTCATCTCGTCACAACCCAgttttgtgtaattattttaaatcagaaaGAAATCACGAAAGCGCCTATTTTCTGTGCACACCTCGGTACTTACAAAGTGGGTAGGATTTTGTTAATAACACGTTTACCGCAAATGTCActgttttgaaaaatgatctttctaaagtaggtaggtactgttGGCGTTCAGTTTCCTGTGTCTGAGATAGGGTTAGCGATGAAAGTTTTGTAACAATTTTACCGTTTCGCTAAGTGTTTTCCtaaagaaaactaaaataaaatgcggCATTATAAAAACCACTCGATCAGCACAAAGCTTGAAATCAATCGCTAAATTTAAATGCGTGTACTCAGAatcctataaatataaaactaaagtaTTGAAATgctttttaacaaataaatctcACGGTAAAACTCTGAATAGGGCGGGATGTAATCGCTTCGGTGTACTTTTAATCgcactgtataataaattgcatataTTTCAACTTTGTCGCCTCGTATGTGCGTCACACCTCACCGTAGAATCTCGATTTGGggaaaaaaacataactataCGTGACTTGATTCGATTTATCCtcataattacattttgtattaattacacGTTATAccgttttaataactaatcgAATGTTTATAAAACCAAAGCCGATAACGTGTCGTCCCTATgtggaaaacataatttaccaTTCATTCATTTCATCacacgtataaaaatatttattatattaatattatgtaccgtGCTTCTATTAGAGatctgcaataataataataatatgatatcgaTGGAGAAAGTAAATAATTCGAGTCCATgagtcattaaaaataaataactaataattatcatgAGACACACTTTCAGACTCTTCGTGTACAACAACCCTCCTATCAACTGCTGTAATTCGGATACACTATACCTTAGACTTTATTGCCGTAgcagctattattattgttaacgaGCAATATGGCGGGATCAATACACTAACACATACGTATAGAAAAGAGCACACAAATATTGAAGCTCGGCCAgttgaaataaatagtttCACTGTCGAGTGTtcctgtattatatttatatcatgtaCACGTCGAACAGCAGACGAGACGTtctcgacaataataattgggaAAGCGTTTAAAatcgataaatataaatcgtgCCGGGTCCATCTAAGAACTATACACTAAGcgagtttgtttttatttttcttgctccttagaaaatgttttatcgtTGCACCGTGCACACATTATTGAAGGCCTCCCCTCGACCGATATTTACTGCGAACGAGCGACTTTGAAAGTTTTCACATTTATAACGGAAACTATTAGTATCGCTGCAAACTCTGACCAACTTATTGTCTatgaataactattttaaaaatacgtttaCCCGACTAGAGCGACACGCATCTATTTATAACTACGGCCCGGGCCCGTGGAACAGCTCATGATTAATTCATTTCGTCAGGTCCGCGTCTCGAGTTCAATCGTTTTAGACTTTTAAAGTAGTACAGTCGTCAGCGAAACGAACgagtaaatacattaaacaatCGTCAATAAgctaaaacaaacattaataatacgaaACAAGACGATTATTATGCGTTATCGCGACGGTCATAATACAGTACATCccagaaaatttaatacattataaggtGCCatgatataatagtattatgatataaaacggTACCGCGTCTCTTATTACGGTATAAAACGACATAGATGAGAGTGTCACCAATGAGCGATTATTTCCTCAAGACAGATATGTGTTGATCGATTAGCACAACATCAACTCGCGAGTGCGTCATATTCGTATTATTGTCTAGTAAAAACCGTTTAGATTACTAAGTTCTAAAATTTCCAAGTCAAAATTGGTAAACATTCGTGTGAACGCATCGCGggtaaaaacataattcaacTGTTAtctataacatatttacatatcaCTAACTGCTCTTACGACcagttgtaggtacctaataattattattactctcatattttacatttttgtatatattatatatatttactgaaattataatacctataaacgGGTAACTGACACTGATCATCgaagtttattgaaaatattatattattttaatattatccgcTTATGCATAAGTAATTCGATAACGtgggaataattattataattcggAAGCgcgatgaaatatttttctaaatcatATTTCTCCTATCGCCTACCTCCCCCcatacaaaatcaatttgttttatctttTCCTGCGATTCGAGTGGTTTATGGCTGGTTTGCCAATGCtttgaaaagtttttaacttaatgacaaacttaaatatttttttttcggatttactcgtattttattttaaaacaactttttaaattattttaggtattacgtcataatatgtttgttgatttttttttcaaaacagaCTGAGCAAATATATCTCGTTATAAATCTGTCCATTTGGttctgatataattatatttgacaaaatgtatttattttatttatacgattATTACGATCATTTCGGGGACAGTAAGTTGAGACGTAGAGATTATTCTACTATTTCACCAAGATGAGAACAAGAATTCTATTTTAGCAGAACACTGTTGTTGTATAATACGAATTtcttatacaaacatacaatattgaaacattatattataaattacaatacataatgtTTGTTGCTTTTGTGGTTTTATACTagggtaatttatttaactaaccaatttattgttataaattaaagataagtattaaaaatattgaaagcgTTGTTCTCTCATtggtttttactaattatataaaaataaaaaataattttttattcgtataacattttatattatataatatataccgtcttaaatataaaagtaacttGATTAGGAACTTAAACACCGTAATAGCCACCGATAGAACATTGCAACAGTGTTAtttgatttcataatatttaaatatcgtaaTTTTTGGGCAAGAAACTATATACTTAGTTCGTAAAAATCGCAACATATATGAATGATTTAGAGTGACGAGTTTTAGTAAatagtcttaaaataatataagacttTTGGACAATATTTTCCTACACATCTTAAAAGTGTTAGACTACCTATCAACTCTACGGATTTAATGGTTAGATTGActataaataaagtttgaaaacaaaatacactgtttatattatattgttgaataCCTAAAcgttataaatgattttctaTCACTTAACGTGTCTAATGGTACAAGGTAACTGATATTTGTTAATTCACTGATAcgtgtattatacttataaccgtaattaattcataaatagtaGCCAATGTTTGCGgtatctaattaaaattgataaaacaatttgatcATGCTCGCCCAAACACATTGCTTTTTCATGTGGGTTTTAATAGGGTTTAACGCCCGACTATTCTTTCATCAAAAACCAACATTTCCATTTTcgtttaattacattattaatttttttttctgttctcgcgataattatttctttttttttcgttaaaatttctttaatcGACGTTTATTTACACTTCAAAATTAAtgtcacattataatatgtggaaAGGGCTTATATAGCATAACGACATCgacgataatttattgttacgaataattaataatgaattgtaaattaacaaataaatgttgattataaaaagattattttctTATCGCAGCAGTACAGCATGGTTACGAGTTTACATCcaaaatacacacatatatgtatgtatactatatatattatgtaatacgcACACATTTAAATGGATCTAGTAGTATTAAGAAAGAGAGAAAAGCTATAGAATTGCTCGACACAAAACTTGCATCTACAAGTCATATTctcgtaaataaaatacttttagtttCGAAAAGAACTGAtaacatatcatataaaatattgtcccTTAAGTTACCCCCTTGTATTAACCGCTTCACCAACAATATAATTGCTACGAGTTGGGTTTTAAAACTGCGAGTTTATACCAGTTATTGTTTCAATCACGACAATCCTGTTGAtttcatttaatgaaaataacaacaatgtattgttatatcatAACATACAGTAAATCTTGACTTTTGAGATGCctctattttatatctatttttagcATTTAAATACAGTCGAtacaattagtttttataaatcgaGTAAGAACTTGAGAaactattttatcatcaaCGTCAAAACGtaccaatttttaataaaatttaactttctttaaaaagtttttaaaaaatgtgcgactcatatgtattatatcatcgTGGATTTCGTACATAGAATTGCAAATAAAGCTTAAAATCGTCAAATATTTCGGCATCCGATCGCGACGAAATATCCGTTGCGcagttgtttttttactgtttacaTTACACGATAtctcatatgtatatattgtataggatGCTCGCACGTTGTGCCGGAAAACAGTAGATAACTACACCATATgcgaccccccccccccaacgTTCCGGACTGGTGTGTGTGTTCAGAGAGTGGCGTATACTTTTCCAAGACCGATATATATAAGTGTTCGCGTGTGTGTACGCGAGAGTATAAAATTCCGAAAAGTGTAAAGTTTGCACCGCCCCCCCCAACCCGCGCGTACGACGTTTGGGTGTTAAGCTACGACTGCTGCTCGGCGGAACAGTCTTCCGCCAAAGTTTTTGGTCGGACAGATGATAAAGTACtttgttgtaatatttgaGAGCGATCgaactgctgctgctgctgctgctccTGTATATATCCTTCCTGCGCTCTGCAACTAAGCGATTTCGAGTGACAGACCTATATGGCACACCACGCCTGCCCGCCCGCGAGAACAAAACGCggagtacaaaaaaaaaaaaaaaaaacacgcgcGCGCAAAACCAACACAAAACTTTTATCGAACCCCGTCATTTTCCAAACAATAGACTTTACACTCGTCGCAATAATAGCGGTGGCGGCGGCCATAGACGCGCGTTTTCCCGAGACAAACTTTTCACGTAGGTACACATACACACGCGCTCGCGCTCAGAGCATGTACGCCCACCCGCGTAGTGTTTATATACGTCGTGCTCGAGACGTATATACGACGTGTTCGACGTGACGTGTACGCAATACCTGACCGGAAGCCGATGTCCACCGCTGAATTTGCAGGACCAAATTTTTGTGGGGGAGCGGGAGCGATCGGTTAACGCGCCAAAATCAATCGTTTTTCAGACGAAAATCTACTACCTAAATACTAATACTTATAGGCGATTTTTTGAACACACGATTATCGGTGTACCTACGTGACGTTTAGAAAAATCATTCGACTTGGCTCGGGGCGAAACGTTTGCATACGCGGCGATCGATTTAGCTATGAGccaacgtatataatattatattttatttgcgcATAGCTGAAAAACTATATACGTTTGCGAGATATACCCATTAGTCTATTTGGTCGTGTTACTCGTAAACGTTTAAACACACAAGTTTAgaaatatggttttatttacTGAGTATatgttgtgtatatttttctcgttttttaccaattatttttaaaaacgctggaagtttattttttgtctattatataaacacaaactagatttaatttgttatcagGGACCACCGGACCACCCTTAAAATGTTTCTTATAATCttaagctatttatttaatactcc
Proteins encoded in this region:
- the LOC114130227 gene encoding uncharacterized protein LOC114130227, whose product is MSWFFSADDDEEDENLLFSPALMARRASESWIDTPPMQEIPVQMALQRKKSLPDVQVPLNAPASITREEVSVLSSARREEMRRIEEENERLRANPLLYLVSPHMKDWFTRQQLVLVILIVNITLALMFFKLLTS